In the Flavobacterium sp. J372 genome, one interval contains:
- a CDS encoding 2TM domain-containing protein has translation MEPADEFFRQTQYERAKKRVGEIRSFYYNLMCYCIVIPILIYVNLTYSSHFHWFWFSAGGWGIGLICHGLGAFGYIPFLSKDWEDKKIREYIEQERQRKTNVTKYE, from the coding sequence ATGGAACCAGCAGATGAATTTTTCAGGCAGACACAGTATGAACGCGCCAAGAAACGTGTGGGCGAAATACGGTCATTCTATTACAATCTTATGTGTTACTGCATAGTGATTCCAATACTCATCTATGTAAACCTTACCTATTCGTCACACTTTCATTGGTTCTGGTTTTCAGCAGGCGGCTGGGGTATAGGTCTTATCTGTCACGGCCTTGGGGCTTTCGGGTACATACCTTTCCTTAGCAAAGATTGGGAAGACAAGAAGATACGGGAATATATTGAACAGGAAAGGCAGCGTAAAACCAATGTCACTAAATATGAATAG
- a CDS encoding 2TM domain-containing protein, whose product MGNSSEMHEKLKKAQKHAEAIKSVYVHAMCYVGVNLATFTYYLFDDFIAPVFWPRCFTILTGVCGLIVLGHAAWVFGPKLLMKKNWEEEKLKQLITKDKTNQNKYKDGKII is encoded by the coding sequence ATGGGAAATTCATCTGAAATGCATGAAAAGCTTAAGAAGGCACAAAAACATGCCGAAGCAATTAAGAGTGTTTATGTACATGCCATGTGCTACGTTGGTGTTAACCTGGCAACATTTACATATTATCTGTTTGATGATTTCATAGCTCCGGTTTTCTGGCCAAGATGCTTCACTATACTTACCGGAGTTTGTGGTTTGATAGTGCTTGGCCATGCCGCATGGGTGTTCGGGCCAAAACTGCTGATGAAGAAAAACTGGGAAGAAGAAAAGCTAAAACAATTGATTACAAAAGATAAAACCAACCAAAACAAATACAAAGATGGAAAGATCATTTGA